In Hippoglossus stenolepis isolate QCI-W04-F060 chromosome 21, HSTE1.2, whole genome shotgun sequence, one DNA window encodes the following:
- the LOC118100486 gene encoding serine/threonine-protein phosphatase alpha-2 isoform isoform X1, whose amino-acid sequence MAEADKLNIDSIIQRLLEVKGSRPGKNVQLTENEIRGLCLKSREIFLSQPILLELEAPLKICGDVHGQYYDLLRLFEYGGFPPESNYLFLGDYVDRGKQSLETICLLLAYKIKYPENFFLLRGNHECASINRIYGFYDECKRRYNIKLWKTFTDCFNCLPVAAIVDEKIFCCHGGLSPDLQSMEQVRRVMRPTDVPDQGLLCDLLWADPDKDVLGWGENDRGVSFTFGADVVTKFLHKHDMDLICRAHQVVEDGYEFFAKRQLVTLFSAPNYCGEFDNAGAMMSVDETLMCSFQILKPADKKLFYGGGGGMGSGRPVTPPRKAKK is encoded by the exons ATGGCCGAAGCCGACAAGTTGAACATCGACTCCATTATACAGCGTCTGCTGGAAG TGAAAGGCTCCAGACCTGGCAAAAATGTTCAACTGACAGAGAATGAAATCCGTGGTCTCTGCCTCAAATCCCGGGAGATCTTCCTCAGCCAGCCAATCCTGCTCGAACTCGAGGCGCCACTCAAGATTTGTG GTGATGTCCATGGGCAGTACTATGATCTCCTGAGGCTGTTTGAATATGGGGGCTTTCCACCAGAGAGCAACTACCTGTTCCTGGGGGACTATGTAGACAGAGGCAAACAGTCCCTGGAGACCATCTGCCTGTTGCTGGCCTACAAGATCAAATACCCAGAAAACTTCTTTCTGCTGAGGGGAAACCACGAGTGCGCCTCCATTAACAGAATATATGGCTTCTATGATGAGT GTAAGAGGCGATACAACATAAAGCTGTGGAAGACCTTCACCGACTGCTTCAACTGTTTGCCTGTTGCCGCTATTGTTGATGAGAAGATCTTCTGTTGCCATGGAG GCCTGTCACCAGACCTCCAGTCTATGGAGCAGGTGCGAAGGGTCATGCGTCCCACTGATGTGCCTGACCAGGGCCTCCTCTGCGACCTGCTGTGGGCAGACCCGGACAAGGACGTGCTGGGCTGGGGCGAGAACGACCGCGGCGTCTCCTTCACGTTCGGCGCCGACGTCGTCACAAAGTTCCTCCACAAACACGACATGGACCTTATTTGTCGGGCCCATCAG GTGGTTGAGGACGGATATGAGTTTTTTGCAAAGCGGCAGCTGGTGACGCTGTTCTCTGCTCCTAACTACTGCGGAGAGTTCGACAATGCCGGAGCCATGATGAGCGTAGACGAGACCCTCATGTGCTCATTCCAG ATTCTCAAACCTGCAGACAAGAAGCTCTTCTACGGTGGTGGAGGGGGAATGGGCTCTGGCCGCCCAGTCACTCCCCCAAGGAAAGCTAAGAAATGA
- the LOC118100486 gene encoding serine/threonine-protein phosphatase PP1-gamma catalytic subunit B isoform X2: protein MAEADKLNIDSIIQRLLEVKGSRPGKNVQLTENEIRGLCLKSREIFLSQPILLELEAPLKICGDVHGQYYDLLRLFEYGGFPPESNYLFLGDYVDRGKQSLETICLLLAYKIKYPENFFLLRGNHECASINRIYGFYDECKRRYNIKLWKTFTDCFNCLPVAAIVDEKIFCCHGGLSPDLQSMEQVRRVMRPTDVPDQGLLCDLLWADPDKDVLGWGENDRGVSFTFGADVVTKFLHKHDMDLICRAHQVVEDGYEFFAKRQLVTLFSAPNYCGEFDNAGAMMSVDETLMCSFQVNKRPQRKF from the exons ATGGCCGAAGCCGACAAGTTGAACATCGACTCCATTATACAGCGTCTGCTGGAAG TGAAAGGCTCCAGACCTGGCAAAAATGTTCAACTGACAGAGAATGAAATCCGTGGTCTCTGCCTCAAATCCCGGGAGATCTTCCTCAGCCAGCCAATCCTGCTCGAACTCGAGGCGCCACTCAAGATTTGTG GTGATGTCCATGGGCAGTACTATGATCTCCTGAGGCTGTTTGAATATGGGGGCTTTCCACCAGAGAGCAACTACCTGTTCCTGGGGGACTATGTAGACAGAGGCAAACAGTCCCTGGAGACCATCTGCCTGTTGCTGGCCTACAAGATCAAATACCCAGAAAACTTCTTTCTGCTGAGGGGAAACCACGAGTGCGCCTCCATTAACAGAATATATGGCTTCTATGATGAGT GTAAGAGGCGATACAACATAAAGCTGTGGAAGACCTTCACCGACTGCTTCAACTGTTTGCCTGTTGCCGCTATTGTTGATGAGAAGATCTTCTGTTGCCATGGAG GCCTGTCACCAGACCTCCAGTCTATGGAGCAGGTGCGAAGGGTCATGCGTCCCACTGATGTGCCTGACCAGGGCCTCCTCTGCGACCTGCTGTGGGCAGACCCGGACAAGGACGTGCTGGGCTGGGGCGAGAACGACCGCGGCGTCTCCTTCACGTTCGGCGCCGACGTCGTCACAAAGTTCCTCCACAAACACGACATGGACCTTATTTGTCGGGCCCATCAG GTGGTTGAGGACGGATATGAGTTTTTTGCAAAGCGGCAGCTGGTGACGCTGTTCTCTGCTCCTAACTACTGCGGAGAGTTCGACAATGCCGGAGCCATGATGAGCGTAGACGAGACCCTCATGTGCTCATTCCAGGTAAACAAGAGACCCCAGAGAAAGTTCTAA